In one window of Desulforhabdus amnigena DNA:
- a CDS encoding recombinase family protein, which translates to MSRNNNHGRGEALDSASRTNGTIRCAIYTRKSTDEGLEQEFNSLDAQRESAEAYIASQRHEGWVCIPDRFDDGGFTGGNMERPALKRLFAGIESGGIDCVVVYKVDRLSRSLLDFARMMELFDKHSVSFVSVTQQFNTTSSMGRLTLNILLSFAQFEREIISERTRDKMSAARRKGKWVGGMPVLGYDVDPKGGRLVVNEDEAVQVRGMYQLYLEHKALIPVVQEIERRGWKNKQWTTKKGQERGGKPFTKNSLFRLLTNVIYTGKVDYKGSIYNGEHDGIVDVDLWQRVQDALRRNGSTGGKEVRNKYGAILKGILYCAPCGTGMVHTYTAKDNGKRYRYYVCLNAQQRGWASCPTKSLNAHEIETAVVEHIRGIGRNEEIIAATAAKVREESGKRMVELETEQRGHERELKRLHTRVQKLVSESFTAASNGGAAMDQLADLQDQIRTIEQRMTTIREEVITIQRETVDEGDLARALAVFDSVWESLSSREQSRIVRLLVERVGYDGRDGRVTVTFRSAGVKALCSEADIRSREVSA; encoded by the coding sequence ATGAGCAGAAACAATAACCACGGCCGGGGAGAAGCCCTGGATTCGGCATCAAGAACCAACGGGACGATCCGCTGCGCCATCTACACCCGCAAGTCCACAGACGAGGGGCTGGAGCAGGAGTTCAACAGCCTCGACGCCCAGCGGGAATCCGCGGAAGCCTATATCGCGAGCCAAAGACACGAGGGATGGGTGTGCATTCCGGATCGGTTCGACGACGGCGGCTTCACCGGCGGCAACATGGAGCGGCCCGCCCTCAAGCGGCTCTTCGCCGGCATCGAGTCGGGCGGCATCGACTGCGTGGTGGTCTACAAGGTGGACCGTCTGAGCCGGTCCCTTCTGGACTTCGCCCGCATGATGGAGCTTTTCGACAAGCACTCCGTGAGCTTCGTCTCGGTCACCCAGCAGTTCAACACGACCAGTTCCATGGGGCGGCTCACGTTGAACATCCTTTTATCTTTTGCCCAGTTCGAGCGGGAGATCATCTCGGAGCGCACCCGCGACAAGATGTCCGCCGCACGGCGCAAGGGCAAGTGGGTCGGCGGGATGCCGGTTCTCGGGTATGACGTCGACCCGAAAGGCGGCAGGTTGGTCGTCAACGAGGACGAAGCCGTACAGGTCCGGGGGATGTACCAGCTCTACCTGGAGCACAAAGCCTTGATCCCTGTCGTTCAGGAAATCGAACGACGCGGCTGGAAAAACAAGCAGTGGACCACCAAGAAGGGTCAGGAGCGCGGCGGAAAGCCTTTCACCAAGAACAGCCTCTTCCGGCTTCTGACCAACGTAATTTACACCGGCAAGGTCGATTACAAGGGAAGCATATACAACGGCGAACACGACGGAATTGTCGACGTCGATCTTTGGCAGCGGGTGCAGGATGCTCTCCGGCGGAACGGCAGCACCGGCGGCAAGGAGGTGCGCAACAAGTACGGAGCCATCCTGAAGGGGATTCTCTACTGCGCTCCCTGCGGCACGGGGATGGTGCATACCTACACGGCCAAGGACAACGGCAAACGGTATCGCTACTACGTCTGCCTGAACGCGCAACAACGAGGCTGGGCGTCCTGTCCGACCAAGTCGCTCAACGCGCACGAGATCGAGACCGCGGTGGTCGAGCACATCCGAGGCATAGGCAGGAATGAGGAAATCATCGCAGCGACGGCTGCAAAGGTTCGGGAAGAGAGCGGCAAGCGCATGGTGGAACTGGAAACCGAACAACGCGGCCACGAACGTGAACTCAAACGGCTGCACACCAGAGTGCAGAAGCTGGTGAGCGAGTCCTTCACCGCCGCCTCGAACGGAGGGGCGGCCATGGACCAGCTCGCCGACCTTCAGGATCAGATTCGAACCATAGAACAGCGGATGACCACCATACGCGAAGAGGTCATCACGATCCAGAGAGAAACTGTTGATGAAGGCGACCTGGCCCGGGCGCTGGCGGTCTTCGACTCGGTTTGGGAGTCACTGTCTTCCCGAGAACAATCACGGATCGTCCGACTCCTCGTCGAGCGCGTCGGTTATGACGGGCGGGACGGTAGAGTGACCGTGACTTTCCGCTCAGCGGGAGTCAAGGCGCTGTGCAGCGAGGCCGACATCCGCAGTCGAGAGGTGTCCGCATGA
- a CDS encoding DUF2924 domain-containing protein produces MEATTYQEVQGLSRMTVGELRDKYLEVFGEETRSYHKEFLRKRIAWRIQALAEGDLSERARRRAEELANDADLRTRSPRDPVASGSAEIKARTATSRISPSHDPRLPLPGTLLAREFRGRDIVVKVLDNGFEFDGRRYKSLSAIAQEVTGSKWNGFLFFGIADAAAKGGSRKPERRNE; encoded by the coding sequence ATGGAAGCAACAACGTATCAAGAGGTCCAGGGGCTCTCCCGGATGACCGTCGGAGAACTCCGGGACAAGTACCTCGAGGTCTTCGGAGAAGAGACCCGCTCCTACCATAAGGAGTTTCTTCGCAAGCGAATCGCCTGGCGCATTCAGGCTCTGGCGGAGGGTGACCTTTCGGAGCGGGCCCGGCGCAGAGCTGAGGAACTGGCCAATGACGCCGACCTGAGAACGCGGTCTCCGCGTGATCCGGTCGCCTCGGGTTCCGCCGAGATCAAGGCGAGAACGGCGACCAGCCGCATATCCCCGTCGCACGACCCGAGGCTGCCGCTGCCCGGGACTCTGCTCGCCCGCGAGTTCCGAGGCCGCGACATTGTGGTCAAGGTACTCGACAACGGCTTCGAGTTCGACGGCCGACGGTACAAGTCCCTCTCAGCCATCGCCCAGGAGGTCACCGGGAGCAAATGGAACGGGTTCCTCTTCTTCGGTATCGCCGATGCCGCGGCCAAGGGCGGGAGCCGCAAACCCGAGAGGAGGAACGAATGA